The following proteins are encoded in a genomic region of Streptomyces sp. NBC_01723:
- the ftsH gene encoding ATP-dependent zinc metalloprotease FtsH — MDVKRYFRGPIMWIVLAVLAVVVLMQVVGSSGGYKTVDTGQVVQAINDNRIESAKLTTGDEQTIKVQLKDGQKVEGSSKIQASYIGDQGVTLANTLQNKYQDKQISDGYTVSPSKQNPFVGILLSLLPFVLIVVVFLFLMNQMQGGGSRVMNFGKSKAKLITKDTPKTTFSDVAGSDEAVEELHEIKEFLQEPAKFQAVGAKIPKGVLLYGPPGTGKTLLARAVAGEAGVPFYSISGSDFVEMFVGVGASRVRDLFEQAKANAPAIVFVDEIDAVGRHRGAGLGGGHDEREQTLNQLLVEMDGFDVKGGVILIAATNRPDILDPALLRPGRFDRQIAVDRPDMQGRLEILKVHQKGKPVAPDVDLSAVARRTPGMTGADLANVLNEAALLTARSDKKLVDNQMLDEAIDRVVAGPQKRTRIMSDKEKKITAYHEGGHALVAAASPNSDPVHKITILSRGRALGYTMVLPDEDKYSTTRNEMLDQLAYMLGGRAAEELVFHDPTTGAANDIEKATSVARAMVTQYGMTERLGAIKFGGDNSEPFLGREMAHQRDYSEEVAALVDEEVKKLIETAHNEAWEILVENRDVLDNLVLALLEKETLGKEEIAEVFAQIVKRPARPAWTGSSRRTPSTRPPVLSPKELALTNGANGATAAISTTKSPTVEPAPAPEHAPEDRPES; from the coding sequence ATGGACGTGAAGCGATACTTCCGTGGGCCAATCATGTGGATCGTGCTGGCCGTCCTTGCCGTGGTCGTGTTGATGCAGGTCGTAGGCTCGTCCGGCGGCTACAAGACGGTGGACACGGGCCAGGTCGTCCAGGCGATCAACGACAACAGGATCGAGTCGGCCAAGCTGACCACCGGCGACGAGCAGACCATCAAGGTCCAGCTCAAGGACGGCCAAAAGGTCGAGGGCAGCTCCAAGATCCAGGCGAGCTACATCGGCGACCAGGGCGTGACCCTCGCCAACACCCTGCAGAACAAGTACCAGGACAAGCAGATCTCCGACGGCTACACGGTGTCGCCGTCGAAGCAGAACCCGTTCGTCGGCATTCTGCTCTCCCTGCTCCCGTTCGTCCTGATCGTGGTCGTCTTCCTGTTCCTGATGAATCAGATGCAGGGCGGCGGCAGCCGCGTGATGAACTTCGGCAAGTCCAAGGCCAAGCTCATCACCAAGGACACCCCCAAGACGACGTTCTCCGACGTCGCCGGCTCGGACGAGGCCGTCGAGGAGCTCCACGAGATCAAGGAGTTCCTCCAGGAGCCGGCCAAGTTCCAGGCCGTCGGCGCCAAGATCCCCAAGGGCGTGCTGCTGTACGGCCCGCCCGGCACCGGCAAGACCCTGCTCGCGCGTGCCGTCGCGGGCGAGGCGGGCGTGCCGTTCTACTCGATCTCCGGTTCCGACTTCGTCGAGATGTTCGTCGGTGTCGGTGCCTCCCGAGTGCGTGACCTGTTCGAGCAGGCCAAGGCGAACGCTCCGGCGATCGTCTTCGTCGACGAGATCGACGCGGTCGGCCGCCACCGCGGCGCCGGCCTCGGCGGTGGCCACGACGAGCGCGAGCAGACCCTGAACCAGCTGCTCGTCGAGATGGACGGCTTCGACGTGAAGGGCGGCGTGATCCTCATCGCCGCCACCAACCGGCCCGACATCCTCGACCCGGCGCTGCTGCGCCCCGGCCGCTTCGACCGGCAGATCGCCGTCGACCGCCCGGACATGCAGGGCCGGCTGGAGATCCTCAAGGTCCACCAGAAGGGCAAGCCGGTCGCGCCCGACGTCGACCTGTCGGCCGTCGCCCGCCGTACGCCCGGCATGACCGGCGCCGACCTGGCCAACGTGCTGAACGAGGCCGCTCTGCTGACGGCCCGCAGCGACAAGAAGCTGGTCGACAACCAGATGCTGGACGAGGCGATCGACCGTGTGGTCGCGGGCCCGCAGAAGCGGACCCGGATCATGTCGGACAAGGAGAAGAAGATCACCGCGTACCACGAGGGCGGTCACGCCCTGGTCGCGGCGGCCTCACCGAACTCCGACCCGGTCCACAAGATCACGATCCTGTCGAGAGGCCGGGCCCTCGGTTACACGATGGTGCTCCCGGACGAGGACAAGTACTCGACCACGCGCAACGAGATGCTGGACCAGCTCGCCTACATGCTGGGCGGCCGCGCGGCCGAGGAACTGGTCTTCCACGACCCGACGACGGGCGCCGCCAACGACATCGAGAAGGCCACCAGCGTGGCCCGTGCCATGGTCACGCAGTACGGCATGACCGAGCGCCTCGGTGCCATCAAGTTCGGCGGTGACAACAGCGAGCCGTTCCTCGGGCGTGAGATGGCCCACCAGCGCGACTACTCGGAAGAGGTCGCCGCGCTGGTGGACGAAGAGGTCAAGAAGCTCATCGAGACGGCGCACAACGAGGCCTGGGAGATCCTGGTCGAGAACCGCGACGTCCTCGACAACCTCGTCCTCGCCCTGCTGGAGAAGGAGACGCTGGGCAAGGAGGAGATCGCCGAGGTCTTCGCCCAGATCGTCAAGCGTCCGGCCCGGCCCGCCTGGACCGGTTCCTCACGCCGCACGCCCTCGACCCGTCCGCCGGTGCTCTCCCCCAAGGAGCTGGCCCTGACGAACGGAGCGAACGGCGCGACGGCGGCGATCTCCACCACCAAGAGCCCCACGGTGGAGCCCGCCCCGGCACCGGAACACGCCCCGGAGGACCGTCCGGAGAGCTGA
- the hpt gene encoding hypoxanthine phosphoribosyltransferase codes for MRVDANDMGADLEKVLITKEEIDAKLAELAEKIDAEYAGKDLLIVGVLKGAVMVMADLARSLSSPVTMDWMAVSSYGAGTQSSGVVRILKDLDTDIKGKHVLIVEDIIDSGLTLSWLISNLGSREPASLKVCTLLRKPDAAKVAIDVEWVGFDIPNEFVVGYGLDYAEKYRNLPFVGTLAPHVYGG; via the coding sequence ATGCGGGTGGACGCGAACGACATGGGTGCCGACCTCGAGAAGGTACTCATCACCAAGGAAGAGATCGACGCCAAGCTGGCCGAGCTGGCGGAGAAGATCGACGCGGAGTACGCGGGCAAGGACCTGCTCATCGTGGGCGTGCTCAAGGGCGCCGTGATGGTCATGGCCGACCTCGCCCGCTCGCTGTCCTCCCCCGTCACCATGGACTGGATGGCCGTGTCCTCGTACGGCGCGGGCACCCAGTCCTCCGGCGTGGTGCGGATCCTCAAGGACCTCGACACCGACATCAAGGGCAAGCACGTCCTGATCGTCGAGGACATCATCGACTCCGGCCTGACCCTGTCCTGGCTGATCTCCAACCTCGGCTCGCGCGAGCCCGCCTCCCTCAAGGTGTGCACGCTGCTGCGCAAGCCCGACGCGGCGAAGGTCGCCATCGACGTGGAATGGGTCGGCTTCGACATCCCCAACGAGTTCGTCGTGGGGTATGGCCTCGATTACGCCGAGAAGTACCGCAACCTGCCGTTCGTCGGTACGCTCGCGCCCCACGTCTACGGCGGCTGA
- the tilS gene encoding tRNA lysidine(34) synthetase TilS, protein MGPHPAVAAIRLAVRRVLHDILTELNTTAGVPAATAAGPTPERPPSPLVLVACSGGADSMALASALAFEAPRLGVRAGGVTVDHGLQNGSDLRAEEVVLRLRELGLDPVEAIAVSVGRAGGPEAAARDARYAALDAAAARHGAAAVLLGHTRDDQAETVLLGLARGSGIRSLSGMAAVSGADGRYRRPFLQVDRQTARKACMVQSLPVWDDPHNADPAYTRSRLRHEGLPALEKALGKGVVEALARTAQLSRDDADALDTWARQAEEGVRDATGVLECAKLYALPPAVRRRILRRAAIAAGAPAGALFARHIEEVDRLITGWRGQGAINLPGKVVAQRQGGRLVIRQG, encoded by the coding sequence ATGGGTCCCCATCCTGCGGTCGCGGCGATACGCCTGGCGGTCCGCCGCGTCCTCCACGACATCCTCACCGAACTGAACACCACGGCCGGCGTCCCCGCCGCGACGGCCGCCGGACCGACACCCGAGCGGCCGCCGTCACCGCTCGTGCTCGTGGCCTGCTCCGGCGGCGCCGACTCCATGGCGCTCGCCTCCGCCCTCGCCTTCGAAGCCCCCCGGCTCGGCGTCCGGGCCGGCGGCGTCACCGTCGACCACGGCCTGCAGAACGGCTCCGACCTGCGCGCCGAAGAGGTCGTCCTGCGCCTGCGCGAACTGGGCCTGGACCCCGTCGAGGCCATCGCCGTCAGCGTCGGCCGCGCGGGCGGCCCCGAAGCCGCCGCCCGCGACGCACGCTATGCCGCCCTGGACGCCGCCGCGGCCCGCCACGGCGCCGCCGCCGTCCTGCTCGGCCACACCCGCGACGACCAGGCCGAGACCGTCCTGCTGGGCCTCGCCCGCGGCTCCGGCATCCGCTCCCTGTCGGGGATGGCCGCGGTCTCGGGGGCCGACGGCCGTTACCGGCGCCCCTTCCTCCAGGTCGACCGGCAGACCGCCCGCAAGGCCTGCATGGTCCAGTCCCTGCCGGTCTGGGACGACCCGCACAACGCCGACCCGGCGTACACCCGCTCCCGACTGCGCCACGAGGGCCTGCCCGCCCTGGAGAAGGCCCTCGGCAAGGGCGTCGTCGAGGCCCTCGCCCGCACCGCCCAGCTCTCCCGGGACGACGCCGACGCCCTCGACACCTGGGCCCGCCAGGCCGAGGAGGGCGTCCGCGACGCCACGGGCGTGCTGGAGTGCGCCAAGCTCTACGCCCTGCCGCCCGCCGTACGCCGCCGGATCCTGCGCCGCGCCGCCATCGCGGCCGGCGCCCCCGCCGGTGCCCTGTTCGCCCGGCACATCGAGGAAGTCGACCGGCTGATCACCGGCTGGCGCGGTCAGGGGGCCATCAACCTCCCCGGCAAAGTCGTCGCCCAGCGGCAGGGTGGCAGACTGGTGATTCGGCAAGGCTGA
- a CDS encoding zinc-dependent metalloprotease: MTSIGANSGMVDWNLAVATATRLVRPGPEVSRDEARAVVAELRRHAKASEEHVRGYTRMATEEIHDTPVLVVDRPGWVRANVAGFREILKPLLEKLQERRGDGAGNAVLGAVGGKVTGVELGMLLSFLSSRVLGQYETFAPATRELPAGADGGGRLLLVAPNIVHVERELDVHPHDFRLWVCLHEETHRTQFTAVPWLRDHLEGEIQSFLAETDVDPMTVLERVREAAQTLAGGRPEGEEDDGGRSLVELVQTPAQREVLGRLTAVMSLLEGHADFVMDGVGPEVVPSVAEIREKFQQRRAKGASRLDLALRKLLGLDAKLRQYRDGERFVRAVVDECGMDGFNRVWTSPNTLPTKSEIAKPADWIARVHRKPES, encoded by the coding sequence ATGACGAGCATCGGCGCAAATTCCGGCATGGTCGACTGGAACCTCGCGGTGGCGACCGCGACCCGGCTCGTACGGCCGGGCCCCGAGGTGAGCCGCGACGAGGCCAGGGCGGTCGTCGCGGAACTCCGCCGCCATGCCAAGGCCTCCGAGGAACACGTCCGGGGTTACACCCGTATGGCCACCGAGGAGATCCACGACACCCCCGTCCTGGTCGTCGACCGCCCCGGCTGGGTCCGGGCGAACGTCGCCGGGTTCCGCGAGATCCTCAAACCCCTCCTGGAGAAGCTGCAGGAGCGGCGCGGCGACGGCGCGGGCAACGCGGTCCTCGGCGCCGTCGGCGGCAAGGTCACCGGTGTGGAACTGGGCATGCTGCTGTCGTTCCTGTCCTCCCGCGTCCTCGGCCAGTACGAGACCTTCGCCCCGGCCACCCGGGAACTCCCCGCCGGTGCCGACGGCGGCGGCCGGCTGCTCCTCGTCGCGCCGAACATCGTGCACGTCGAACGCGAACTCGACGTCCACCCGCACGACTTCCGCCTGTGGGTGTGCCTGCACGAGGAGACGCACCGCACCCAGTTCACGGCCGTGCCCTGGCTGCGCGACCACCTGGAGGGCGAAATCCAGTCGTTCCTGGCGGAGACCGACGTCGACCCCATGACCGTCCTGGAGCGGGTCCGCGAGGCCGCCCAGACCCTCGCCGGGGGCCGCCCCGAGGGGGAGGAGGACGACGGTGGCCGCTCGCTGGTGGAGCTGGTGCAGACCCCGGCCCAGCGGGAGGTCCTCGGCCGCCTCACCGCCGTGATGTCCCTGCTGGAGGGCCACGCCGACTTCGTGATGGACGGGGTCGGCCCGGAGGTCGTGCCGAGCGTCGCGGAGATCCGCGAGAAGTTCCAGCAGCGCCGCGCCAAGGGCGCCTCCCGCCTCGACCTGGCGCTGCGCAAGCTGCTCGGCCTGGACGCCAAACTCCGCCAGTACCGGGACGGCGAGCGCTTCGTACGGGCCGTGGTCGACGAGTGCGGAATGGACGGCTTCAACCGCGTCTGGACGTCGCCCAACACCCTCCCCACCAAGTCGGAGATCGCCAAACCGGCGGACTGGATCGCGCGGGTGCACCGCAAGCCGGAGTCGTGA
- the dacB gene encoding D-alanyl-D-alanine carboxypeptidase/D-alanyl-D-alanine endopeptidase has translation MVPELRPWRSARPHLVRAAGAVRPRLARLGRAAGPRIARFTRATGPRLARITRPKTWQYTAGAATAGLALAAGVVTAAGPWDSTGQRTAERDRAVALEHTGGADHDRGSGGSGTAAGTPRPAPSAGAVLAGLGGATTPGGVKAAPGGEALADLLKPLLDDPALGTDRAASVVDLTTGKRLYGLGGDVPLTPASTTKIATAVAALTALGPDHRLTTRTALEADTGEVVLVGGGDPTLTARADAKGLASLRALAEKTAAALKKRDLRKVTLSYDTTLYAGDEMHPIGVNENLARVTALMADEARTDDSTSGPAEREADPAAHAARAFAGFLKQHGITASAPGPSKATDRADTLATVSSPPLSVLVERMLTNSDNDLAEALARHTAVAGGRPADFDGASAAMKDRLKRLGLPVDGAALRDGSGLDRTDLVSADLLTALLAEAADPARPQLRPVLTGLPVAGFTGTLASRYSDGAAGVVRAKTGTLTGVNTLAGTVVTADGRLLGFAFMAHGTSDPQAAQSTLDRAATGLASCGCG, from the coding sequence ATGGTGCCAGAGCTGAGGCCTTGGCGGTCCGCGAGGCCGCACCTGGTGCGGGCCGCGGGCGCCGTACGACCCCGTCTGGCGCGCCTCGGCCGGGCCGCCGGACCGCGGATCGCGCGGTTCACGCGGGCCACGGGACCGCGGCTCGCCCGGATCACGAGGCCGAAGACCTGGCAGTACACCGCCGGTGCCGCCACCGCCGGGCTGGCTCTCGCCGCCGGTGTGGTGACCGCCGCCGGCCCCTGGGACTCCACGGGTCAGCGTACGGCCGAGCGGGACCGGGCCGTCGCACTGGAGCACACGGGTGGCGCAGATCACGATCGCGGGTCCGGCGGCTCCGGCACCGCGGCCGGGACGCCCCGTCCCGCGCCCAGCGCCGGAGCCGTGCTGGCCGGCCTCGGCGGCGCCACCACCCCGGGCGGCGTCAAGGCGGCCCCGGGCGGCGAGGCCCTCGCGGACCTCCTCAAGCCGCTCCTGGACGACCCGGCGCTCGGCACCGACCGCGCCGCGTCGGTCGTCGACCTCACCACCGGCAAGCGCCTGTACGGCCTCGGCGGCGACGTGCCCCTCACGCCCGCCTCCACCACCAAGATCGCCACCGCGGTCGCCGCGCTCACCGCCCTCGGCCCCGACCACCGCCTCACCACCCGCACCGCCCTGGAGGCCGACACCGGCGAAGTCGTCCTGGTCGGCGGCGGCGACCCGACGCTCACCGCGCGTGCGGACGCCAAGGGCCTCGCCAGCCTGCGCGCCCTGGCCGAGAAGACCGCAGCCGCCCTGAAGAAGCGGGACCTGCGCAAGGTGACGCTGTCGTACGACACGACGCTCTACGCCGGTGACGAAATGCACCCGATCGGGGTCAACGAGAACCTCGCCCGCGTCACCGCCCTGATGGCCGACGAGGCCCGGACGGACGACTCCACCAGCGGACCCGCCGAGCGCGAGGCCGACCCGGCCGCCCACGCGGCCCGCGCCTTCGCCGGGTTCCTGAAGCAGCACGGCATCACCGCCTCGGCCCCCGGCCCCTCCAAGGCCACCGACCGCGCCGACACCCTCGCCACGGTGTCCTCGCCGCCGCTGTCCGTCCTGGTCGAGCGGATGCTGACGAACAGCGACAACGACCTCGCCGAGGCCCTGGCCCGCCACACCGCCGTGGCCGGCGGCAGGCCCGCCGACTTCGACGGGGCGTCCGCCGCCATGAAGGACCGGCTGAAGCGGCTCGGCCTGCCGGTGGACGGCGCCGCGCTCCGCGACGGCAGCGGCCTGGACCGCACCGACCTGGTCAGCGCCGACCTGCTCACCGCCCTGCTCGCCGAGGCGGCCGACCCGGCCCGCCCCCAGCTCCGCCCGGTCCTCACCGGCCTCCCCGTGGCCGGCTTCACCGGCACCCTGGCCAGTCGTTACTCGGACGGCGCAGCGGGCGTCGTCCGCGCCAAGACCGGCACGCTGACGGGCGTGAACACCCTCGCCGGCACCGTCGTCACCGCCGACGGCCGCCTGCTGGGCTTCGCCTTCATGGCGCACGGGACGTCCGACCCCCAGGCGGCCCAGTCGACCCTGGACCGGGCGGCGACGGGCCTGGCGTCCTGCGGCTGCGGGTGA